A window of the Catenulispora sp. EB89 genome harbors these coding sequences:
- a CDS encoding cystathionine beta-synthase, with protein sequence MKYAESMVDLVGDTPLVKLNNVTKGLQATVLAKVEYFNPGGSVKDRIALRMIEAAERSGALKPGGTIVEPTSGNTGVGLAIVAQQKGYKCVFVCPDKVSTDKINVLRAYGAEVVVCPYAVAPEHPDSYYNVSDRLVREIPGAWKPDQYSNPENPASHYHSTGPELWEQTDGRITAFVAGVGTGGTISGTGRYLKDVSEGAVKVIGADPEGSVYSGGSGRPYLVEGVGEDFWPTAYDRTVADEIIAVSDKDSFLMTRRLAREEGLLVGGSCGMAVVAALEYAARLGPDDVVVVLLPDSGRGYLSKIFNDDWMADYGFLNPGTEEPTVAEVFARKGQGLPDLVHMHPHETVGEAIETLREYGVSQMPVVKEEPPVMAAEVIGSIVERDLLRALFYEKASLEDRLDEHMSAPLPQVGSGEPVSALVTALEAADAAVVLVEGKPQGVVSRQDLLGFLGHDASVSLGS encoded by the coding sequence ATGAAGTACGCCGAGTCCATGGTCGATCTGGTGGGGGACACCCCGCTGGTGAAGCTGAACAACGTCACCAAGGGACTCCAGGCGACTGTTCTCGCCAAGGTCGAGTACTTCAACCCCGGCGGGTCGGTGAAGGACCGGATCGCGCTGCGGATGATCGAGGCGGCGGAGCGTTCCGGCGCGCTCAAGCCCGGCGGCACCATCGTGGAGCCCACTTCCGGCAACACCGGTGTGGGATTGGCCATCGTGGCGCAGCAGAAGGGCTACAAGTGCGTCTTCGTCTGCCCGGACAAGGTCTCCACTGACAAGATCAACGTACTGCGTGCGTACGGCGCAGAGGTCGTCGTGTGCCCCTACGCGGTCGCCCCGGAGCACCCGGACTCCTACTACAACGTCTCCGACCGCCTGGTCCGCGAGATCCCCGGCGCCTGGAAGCCCGACCAGTACTCCAATCCTGAGAACCCGGCCTCGCACTACCACTCCACCGGCCCGGAGCTCTGGGAGCAGACCGACGGCCGGATCACGGCGTTCGTCGCCGGCGTCGGCACCGGCGGCACCATCTCCGGTACCGGCCGCTACCTCAAGGACGTCTCCGAGGGCGCCGTGAAGGTGATCGGCGCCGACCCCGAGGGCTCGGTCTACTCCGGCGGCAGCGGCCGTCCGTACCTGGTGGAGGGCGTCGGCGAGGACTTCTGGCCGACCGCCTACGACCGCACCGTGGCCGACGAGATCATCGCGGTGTCCGACAAGGACTCCTTCCTGATGACCCGCCGCCTGGCCCGCGAGGAGGGCCTGCTGGTCGGCGGCTCCTGCGGCATGGCCGTGGTGGCGGCCCTGGAGTACGCCGCGCGGCTCGGGCCGGACGACGTCGTCGTGGTCCTGCTGCCGGACTCCGGCCGCGGCTACCTGTCGAAGATCTTCAACGACGACTGGATGGCCGACTACGGCTTCCTGAACCCGGGCACCGAGGAGCCGACCGTGGCCGAGGTGTTCGCGCGCAAGGGCCAGGGCCTGCCGGACCTGGTCCACATGCACCCGCACGAGACCGTCGGCGAGGCGATCGAGACGCTGCGCGAGTACGGCGTGTCGCAGATGCCCGTGGTCAAGGAGGAGCCGCCGGTGATGGCCGCCGAGGTGATCGGCTCCATCGTCGAGCGGGACCTGCTGCGCGCGCTGTTCTACGAGAAGGCCTCGCTGGAGGACCGCCTCGACGAGCACATGTCCGCGCCGCTGCCCCAGGTCGGCTCCGGCGAGCCGGTGTCGGCGCTGGTCACCGCGCTGGAGGCGGCGGACGCCGCGGTGGTGCTGGTCGAGGGCAAGCCACAGGGCGTGGTGAGCCGCCAGGACCTCCTCGGGTTCCTCGGGCACGACGCGTCGGTCTCGCTGGGCAGCTGA